From a single Desulfovibrio sp. ZJ209 genomic region:
- a CDS encoding [FeFe] hydrogenase, group A, producing MKAYLNGQEYAFEEGETILQLARRAGVFIPTLCRFEPLSHKPATCRVCLVEVSDGAGTRMVASCETPLADGMRIDTLSRHVRDMQRTQVEMIFADHDQECVSCARHGDCELQDLGEAVGLTRNRFTHRLRPTAAERPLDDSAAGMTRDMSKCIRCLRCVEVCRQIQGVAALTVDGQGLGTCIGVGMADDHSASACIQCGQCTLVCPTGALAERDQNDLVLDMLADPEVTTVFSFAPSVRVLLGEEFGFAPGVNVEGKIVGALRRIGADVVLDTDFAADVTIMEEGTELLGRLKKGAKGPMFTSCCPGWINYAEKHCPGVLPHISSTRSPQAILGALAKSYLPEAMGLEKERLRTVSIMPCVAKKDEAARPELAREDVPDTDVVLTVREFARLLRRMGVDLADVEPEPFDNPFMSASTGAAVIFGSTGGVMEAAVRTVYAVVTGKELEHIEVTPLRGMDGVREAVIDLGEGNGSIRVAICHGLRNARALAEQAMAGESPYDFIEVMACPGGCADGGGTSRVKGDYHPHARTRQQGLYSLDRAMPRRQSHKNPQVKKLYEDFLGEPNSHKAHELLHTAYSDRSESPSETIFANKQRLTLTD from the coding sequence ATGAAAGCCTATCTCAATGGTCAGGAATATGCGTTCGAGGAAGGGGAAACCATCCTCCAGCTCGCCCGGCGCGCGGGCGTCTTCATCCCCACGCTCTGCCGCTTCGAGCCCCTCAGCCACAAGCCCGCCACTTGCCGGGTCTGCCTCGTGGAGGTGAGCGACGGCGCGGGCACGCGCATGGTGGCCTCGTGCGAGACGCCGCTTGCGGACGGCATGCGCATCGACACCCTCTCCCGCCATGTGCGCGACATGCAGCGTACCCAGGTGGAAATGATCTTCGCCGACCATGACCAGGAATGCGTCTCCTGCGCGCGCCACGGCGACTGCGAATTGCAGGACCTGGGCGAGGCTGTGGGCCTCACGCGCAACCGCTTCACCCACCGCCTGCGCCCCACGGCGGCCGAGCGCCCGCTGGACGACAGCGCCGCCGGCATGACGCGCGACATGAGCAAGTGCATCCGCTGCCTGCGCTGCGTGGAGGTCTGCCGCCAGATCCAGGGTGTGGCCGCGCTCACCGTGGACGGGCAGGGCCTCGGCACCTGCATCGGCGTGGGCATGGCCGACGACCACAGCGCCTCGGCCTGCATCCAGTGCGGCCAGTGCACCCTCGTCTGTCCCACCGGGGCGCTCGCCGAGCGCGACCAGAACGACCTCGTGCTCGACATGCTGGCCGACCCTGAGGTCACCACGGTCTTCAGCTTCGCGCCCTCCGTGCGCGTGCTCCTGGGCGAGGAATTCGGCTTCGCCCCGGGCGTCAACGTGGAGGGCAAGATCGTGGGCGCGCTCAGGCGCATCGGCGCGGACGTGGTGCTGGACACGGACTTCGCCGCGGACGTGACCATCATGGAGGAAGGCACGGAGCTTCTGGGCCGGCTCAAGAAGGGCGCGAAAGGGCCCATGTTCACCTCCTGCTGCCCGGGCTGGATCAACTATGCGGAAAAGCATTGCCCGGGCGTTTTGCCGCACATCTCCTCCACGCGCTCGCCGCAGGCCATCCTCGGGGCGCTCGCCAAGAGCTACCTGCCCGAGGCCATGGGGCTTGAGAAGGAGCGCCTGCGCACCGTTTCCATCATGCCCTGCGTGGCCAAGAAGGACGAGGCCGCGCGCCCCGAGCTCGCGCGCGAGGACGTGCCCGACACGGACGTGGTGCTCACGGTGCGCGAGTTCGCGCGCCTGCTCCGGCGCATGGGCGTGGACCTCGCGGACGTGGAGCCCGAGCCCTTCGACAATCCCTTCATGAGCGCGTCCACGGGCGCGGCCGTGATCTTCGGTTCCACCGGCGGCGTCATGGAGGCGGCCGTGCGCACCGTCTATGCCGTGGTGACAGGCAAGGAGCTCGAGCACATCGAGGTCACGCCCCTGCGCGGCATGGACGGCGTGCGCGAGGCCGTCATCGACCTCGGCGAGGGCAATGGCAGCATCCGCGTCGCCATCTGCCACGGGCTGCGCAACGCGCGCGCCCTGGCCGAGCAGGCCATGGCCGGCGAGTCGCCCTATGACTTCATCGAGGTCATGGCCTGCCCCGGCGGCTGTGCGGACGGCGGGGGCACCTCGCGCGTCAAGGGCGACTATCACCCCCACGCGCGCACGCGCCAGCAGGGCCTCTACAGCCTTGACCGCGCCATGCCGCGCCGCCAGTCGCACAAGAACCCACAGGTGAAGAAGCTCTATGAGGACTTTTTGGGCGAGCCCAATTCGCACAAGGCCCACGAGCTTCTGCACACCGCCTATTCCGACCGCAGCGAAAGCCCGAGCGAGACCATCTTCGCCAACAAGCAGCGCCTGACGCTGACGGACTGA